From a region of the Solanum stenotomum isolate F172 chromosome 2, ASM1918654v1, whole genome shotgun sequence genome:
- the LOC125856952 gene encoding HVA22-like protein e — translation MGHLWTLITSLHTLAGPVMMLIYPLYASIVAIESTSKLDDEQWLAYWILYSFLTLVEMLFQPILNWIPIWYDVKLIGVAWLVLPQFRGATFIYETYVREKLMKKYGDQGKSNKKSVHFMTQKKGEDEAY, via the exons ATGGGTCATTTGTGGACTTTGATCACTAGTCTTCATACTCTTGCTGG GCCTGTGATGATGTTGATCTATCCTCT GTATGCATCAATAGTAGCTATAGAGAGTACATCTAAATTGGATGATGAACAATGGCTTGCTTATTGGATTCTATATTCTTTTCTTACACTTGTGGAGATGCTTTTTCAACCCATTCTTAATTG GATACCAATATGGTATGATGTGAAGTTGATTGGTGTGGCATGGTTAGTTTTGCCCCAATTTAGAGGAGCTACTTTTATATATGAGACTTATGTTAGAGAAAAATTAATGAAGAAATATGGAGATCAAGGAAAGTCAAACAAGAAATCTGTTCACTTcatgactcaaaagaag GGGGAGGATGAAGCTTACTGA
- the LOC125856905 gene encoding receptor-like cytosolic serine/threonine-protein kinase RBK1, which translates to MEGRRDAADVQENGENKKQHEVKKEQDEKKEEDINNNNNKDDQYSSSSSPRGVLETPPLGSSDSDNSSISSSDDRSSNFASSPSGELSQGVYWKNIFDQIKRRSMRRLSSIPLLGYEMILPKNIRRILSKNRSAEEEANDSDDIPKPSWRNFSYGELVEATDNFSPDKLIGQGGHADVYKGRLSDGQVVAVKKITKQEKNDEDKVDDFLSELGIIAHINHPNAAKLIGYSSDGGLYLVLQYLHHGSLGSLIHGSEERLDWDIRYKVAAGIAEGLLYLHCECPKRIIHRDITASNILLTEDYEPQISDFGLAKWLPEKWVHHVVSPIEGTFGYMAPEYFMHGIVNEKTDVFAFGVLLLELITGRRAVDSYRKSLVLWAKPLLQKNNIKEIADPRLGDDYDVVEMKRAMFTALCCLHHLPDIRPNMKKVVQLLRGENAPVEMKQRSMGGRALMFSDEYTSTHYLQDLNRHMELVME; encoded by the exons ATGGAAG GTAGAAGAGATGCAGCTGATGTCCAAGAAAATGGAGAAAACAAGAAACAACATGAAGTCAAGAAGGAACAAGACGAGAAGAAAGAGGAagacatcaacaacaacaacaataaagatgatCAGTACTCATCATCGTCATCACCAAGAGGAGTTTTAGAGACTCCCCCATTGGGTTCGTCGGATTCAGACAATAGCAGCATCAGCAGCAGTGATGATAGGAGCAGCAATTTTGCATCATCACCTTCAGGGGAATTAAGTCAAGGTGTTtattggaaaaatatttttgatcaaataaaaagaaggtCGATGAGAAGATTGTCAAGTATACCATTATTAGGATATGAGATGattttaccaaaaaatataaGAAGGATTTTGTCCAAGAATAGAAGTGCTGAAGAAGAGGCTAATGATTCTGATGATATTCCTAAGCCTTCTTGGAGGAATTTTAGCTATGGGGAACTTGTTGAAGCAACCGATAATTTCAGTCCAG ACAAGTTGATTGGGCAAGGGGGACATGCAGATGTGTACAAAGGACGTTTATCTGATGGTCAAGTAGTCGCAGTAAAGAAAATAACTAAGCAAGAGAAGAACGACGAGGACAAAGTTGATGATTTCTTATCTGAGCTAGGAATTATTGCTCACATTAACCATCCTAATGCTGCTAAGTTAATAGGTTATAGTTCTGATGGCGGTTTATACCTTGTTCTTCAGTACTTACACCATGGAAGTCTCGGTTCCTTAATACATG GTTCCGAAGAGAGACTTGATTGGGATATAAGATATAAAGTTGCTGCTGGTATTGCCGAAGGATTGCTTTATCTTCATTGTGAATGTCCAAAGCGCATAATCCATAGAGATATTACTGCCTCAAACATATTACTAACTGAAGATTATGAACCTCAg ATTTCTGATTTTGGACTAGCAAAGTGGCTGCCAGAAAAATGGGTTCATCATGTTGTTTCTCCCATTGAAGGAACTTTTGG ATATATGGCTCCAGAGTACTTTATGCATGGAATTGTTAATGAAAAGACAGACGTATTTGCCTTTGGAGTTCTATTACTGGAGCTTATTACTGGTCGTCGTGCAGTTGATTCATATAGAAAGAGCCTTGTGTTGTGG GCAAAACCGTTGTTGCAAAAGAACAATATCAAGGAAATAGCAGATCCTCGTTTAGGTGATGATTATGATGTTGTTGAGATGAAACGCGCCATGTTTACAGCTTTATGCTGCCTTCACCACTTGCCTGACATTCGTCCGAACATGAAAAAG GTTGTTCAGCTATTGAGAGGCGAGAATGCACCAGTAGAAATGAAGCAGAGGTCAATGGGAGGGAGAGCATTGATGTTTTCAGACGAATATACAAGCACACATTATCTCCAGGATCTCAATCGCCATATGGAGCTCGTTATGGAGTAA
- the LOC125856963 gene encoding 54S ribosomal protein L51, mitochondrial, which yields MALRGVWQLRKLVVSYCNWGGSSRGIRAFMESELPALKEKNPHLEVVTELNRGQHPFLKGLYKNKNERVVCVKNLSQDEVLEAATKLRNSLGRKVVKLKTRHVTKQPSVQGTWSTALEL from the exons ATGGCACTAAGAGGTGTTTGGCAGCTAAGGAAACTGGTAGTCAGCTATTGCAATTGGGGTGGCAGTAGCAGGGGAATAAG GGCATTCATGGAGTCTGAATTGCCAGCACTCAAGGAGAAAAATCCGCATCTTGAGGTGGTCACTGAACTCAATCGTGGTCAGCATCCTTTCTTGAAGGGATTATACA AGAACAAGAACGAGCGTGTTGTATGTGTGAAAAACTTGAGTCAAGACGAAGTACTTGAAGCAGCGACCAAGCTAAGGAATTCGCTTGGAAGAAAGGTGGTGAAGCTGAAGACTCGGCATGTTACAAAACAACCAAGCGTTCAAGGTACATGGTCAACAGCATTGGAGTTATAA
- the LOC125856895 gene encoding kinase-interacting protein 1-like, whose protein sequence is MLQRAASNAYSWWAASHIRTKQSKWLEQSLQDMQGRVETVIKLIEEDGDSFAKRAEMYYKKRPELINFVEESYRAYRALAERYDHLSKELQTANNTIATICPEQIQLAMEEEDEYGAPTPRMPKDFTQIPPNGSSNIPKPPIKDLKGLMSTTTKQRQGKKLTDDVAKSGLSKNEAIEEIDKLQKDILALQTVKEFIRSSYKNGLERYRGIENQIMEKQQKICTLEDEFGEGRVIEDAEACTLMAEAALQSCQETLTHLQEKQDVYTQEAQDEFNKIDDSCKKLKSFRHKYLPEQIDELKADRVKFPNQQVGKEIESLQDKIKDQMDASSKGSLTMSQLAEKIDELVNKVISLETEVASQTLLIDRLRREANELQIQVQSLEDDKVAQTGDTYNLNIRVTAIEAKLETIENINKDVVNQDSSLRTHFVEARANIDHLSGKLSSVQPDEELDGTDSSPNEVTMRQDPVTQKDHPSSGEGLKNLSTITEKDKEVRKEHDSSLSNKGEFKKPTKKHVTFLQPITAEKGDEKVSAQSGTKVYETKIEEVAEKEDDLNWQQMLLSGLEDKESILLNDYKTILRDYKEVTKKLSDMEKRDREIEFDLTLQIRELKYAITKRDEEIHNLRRKLSLMQQGHASDQDKELKVENPSSDRSLKPDELPQRKDNDIPIVEHDEEDIKTILVDQRASVLSPIEGKIRFSINSILDENLDFWLRFSSTFHQVQKFKTTIHDLQLEISKLKDKEMQDKSEIRPLYKHMKEIHSELTMWLSHTLLLKDELDRKFTALCSIQDEITKALKVGVALDGIGLSSHEAARFQGAVFNMKQENNKVREELEAGVRRVTTLQLDVEKTITQLDQEFGLNGNQSHLMHAVSKSRIPLHSFIFGTKSKKQKRSVFSRIHLNRKY, encoded by the exons ATGTTGCAAAGAGCTGCAAGCAATGCTTATTCATGGTGGGCTGCTAGCCACATTAGGACCAAACAATCCAAATGGCTTGAACAAAGCCTTCAAG ATATGCAAGGGAGAGTTGAAACTGTGATTAAGCTGATTGAAGAGGATGGAGATTCATTTGCCAAAAGGGCTGAAATGTACTACAAGAAAAGGCCAGAGCTGATAAACTTTGTGGAAGAATCCTATCGTGCCTATCGCGCGTTGGCTGAACGATATGATCATCTGTCGAAAGAACTACAGACTGCCAACAACACAATTGCTACTATCTGCCCGGAACAAATTCAACTAGCAATGGAAGAGGAAGACGAATATGGCGCCCCAACTCCAAGAATGCCAAAGGATTTTACACAAATTCCACCAAATGGATCATCAAACATACCAAAGCCTCCTATAAAAGACTTAAAAGGTCTTATGTCAACTACCACAAAACAAAGACAAGGCAAGAAATTGACAGATGATGTCGCGAAATCTGGTTTGTCCAAAAACGAGGCTATTGAAGAGATTGACAAACTTCAGAAAGACATATTGGCCTTGCAAACTGTGAAAGAGTTCATAAGGAGTTCCTACAAGAATGGACTTGAAAGGTACAGAGGAATTGAAAACCAAATCATGGAAAAGCAACAAAAGATATGTACGTTGGAGGATGAATTTGGCGAGGGTCGGGTTATTGAGGATGCTGAGGCTTGCACTTTGATGGCTGAAGCAGCATTGCAATCATGTCAAGAAACATTAACTCATCTCCAGGAGAAACAAGATGTATATACACAAGAAGCGCAAGATGAGTTCAACAAAATTGACGATTCTTGTAAGAAACTTAAGTCCTTTAGGCATAAGTATCTTCCCGAGCAAATTGATGAACTGAAGGCTGATAGAGTTAAATTCCCGAACcaacaagttggtaaggagataGAGTCATTACAAGACAAGATTAAGGACCAAATGGACGCGAGCTCTAAAGGATCTTTAACGATGTCACAATTGGCAGAGAAAATCGACGAGCTTGTGAATAAGGTGATCAGCCTAGAAACAGAAGTTGCATCTCAGACACTTTTGATTGACAGATTAAGAAGAGAAGCTAATGAACTACAAATACAAGTTCAGTCTTTGGAAGACGATAAGGTAGCTCAGACAGGCGATACCTACAACCTGAATATCAGGGTGACCGCGATAGAAGCAAAATTGGAAACTATTGAGAACATCAATAAAGATGTTGTAAACCAAGACAGTAGCCTACGAACTCACTTTGTTGAGGCTCGTGCTAATATAGACCATTTATCCGGTAAATTGAGTAGTGTCCAACCGGATGAGGAGCTCGATGGAACAGATTCATCTCCAAATGAAGTGACTATGAGACAAGATCCTGTGACACAAAAAGATCATCCTAGTTCAGGTGAAGGTCTCAAGAACTTAAGTACCATAACagaaaaagataaagaagtTCGCAAAGAGCACGATTCCAGTCTAAGTAACAAAGGGGAATTTAAAAAACCTACAAAGAAGCACGTCACATTTCTGCAGCCAATAACAGCTGAAAAAGGCGATGAGAAAGTCTCAGCTCAATCTGGAACTAAAGTTTACGAGACGAAAATAGAGGAAGTTGCAGAAAAGGAGGATGATCTTAATTGGCAACAGATGCTGTTGAGCGGTTTGGAGGATAAAGAAAGCATTCTCTTAAATGACTATAAAACAATTCTCAGGGATTATAAGGAAGTTACAAAGAAGCTAAGTGATATGGAGAAGAGAGATAGAGAAATCGAGTTCGACCTCACACTTCAGATAAGAGAGCTTAAATATGCTATCACAAAGAGGGATGAAGAGATACATAATCTACGTCGAAAATTGAGTCTCATGCAACAAGGACATGCTTCTGATCAAGATAAAGAGCTGAAGGTAGAAAATCCTTCATCTGATCGAAGCTTGAAACCCGATGAGCTGCCTCAAAGGAAGGACAACGATATTCCTATAGTAGAGCACGATGAAGAAGACATCAAGACGATTTTGGTTGATCAACGTGCATCAGTACTATCGCCAATTGAGGGGAAAATCCGGTTTAGCATTAATTCAATTCTAGACGAAAACTTGGATTTCTGGCTAAGGTTCAGCTCAACATTCCATCAGGTTCAAAAGTTCAAGACCACGATCCATGACTTGCAGCTCGAAATATCCAAACTCAAAGACAAGGAAATGCAAGATAAATCAGAAATCAGGCCTTTATATAAACACATGAAGGAGATTCACAGTGAACTAACAATGTGGTTATCACACACATTGCTTCTAAAAGATGAACTCGATCGCAAGTTCACAGCTTTATGCAGCATTCAGGACGAAATCACAAAAGCTCTAAAAGTGGGAGTTGCATTAGACGGAATCGGATTGAGCAGTCATGAAGCAGCAAGGTTCCAAGGTGCAGTTTTCAACATGAAACAAGAGAACAACAAGGTAAGAGAGGAACTAGAAGCTGGTGTTCGTCGTGTAACTACACTTCAACTAGACGTCGAGAAGACTATAACACAATTGGATCAAGAATTCGGACTTAATGGAAACCAATCACACTTGATGCACGCAGTGAGCAAATCAAGAATTCCCTTACACTCATTCATCTTTGGAACTAAATCAAAGAAGCAAAAGCGTTCAGTTTTTTCGCGCATTCACCTCAATAGGAAATACTAG
- the LOC125856936 gene encoding very-long-chain (3R)-3-hydroxyacyl-CoA dehydratase PASTICCINO 2-like yields MAGVLSVLRRIYLTLYNWIVFFGWFQVFYLAVKTLKESGHEHVYDAVEKPLLLAQTAAILEILHGLVGLVRSPVSATLPQISSRLYVTWGILWSFPELRSHILVSSLVISWSITEIIRYSFFGTKEAFGSAPSWLLWLRYSTFLLLYPSGITSEVGLIYSALPYIKGSDMYSLRMPNKWNFSFDYYYAGLVALGIYVPGNPHMYGYMLGQRKKALSKSKKE; encoded by the exons ATGGCTGGAGTTTTATCAGTTCTAAGACGCATTTACCTCACACTTTACAATTGGATTGTCTTTTTTGGATG GTTTCAAGTTTTTTATCTTGCTGTGAAAACTCTGAAAGAGTCTGGGCATGAACATGTCTATGATGCTGTAGAGAAGCCTTTGCTTTTAGCTCAAACCGCCGCCATTTTAGAG ATACTTCATGGTTTAGTGG GTTTGGTAAGATCGCCAGTATCAGCAACTCTTCCACAAATAAGTTCAAGATTATATGTAACGTGGGGTATTCTATGGAGTTTCCCTGAG CTTCGGTCTCATATTCTTGTTAGTTCTCTAGTGATTAGCTGGTCTATAACAGAG ATCATTCGATATTCATTTTTTGGGACAAAAGAGGCATTTGGTTCTGCACCTTCGTGGCTCTTGTGGCTAAG GTATAGTACCTTCTTGTTGCTGTATCCTAGTGGCATCACAAGTGAAGTTGGTTTGATATATAGCGCTCTGCCTTACATCAAG GGATCGGATATGTATTCTCTTAGGATGCCAAACAAATGGAACTTCTCTTTCGATTACTACTATGCAGGACTTGTTGCCCTCGGTATCTATGTCCCAGGCAA TCCTCACATGTACGGTTACATGCTCGGACAGAGAAAGAAAGCTCTCTCCAAATCGAAAAAGGAGTAG